A window of the Tripterygium wilfordii isolate XIE 37 chromosome 12, ASM1340144v1, whole genome shotgun sequence genome harbors these coding sequences:
- the LOC120011562 gene encoding amino acid transporter AVT6E, translating to MDSNYTPISKKNHVELQLLDDPSNLTSRSETHLKSVHFYEESRLDHKKEKEGSRLLDGDDDGDLENYIFPLVSDKPNKGSGVSGAVFNLTTSVIGAGIMALPATMKVLGVVLGLILIVLIGILSEISVELLVRYSVLSKSATYGEVVERALGRQARVLSEICIIVNNAGVLVVYLIIMGDVMSGSLHHTGVFDQWLGHGFWDHRKILILVVLVIFLAPLCALEKIDSLSLTSAVSVVLAVVFVIVCFVVALIKFVEGKSEFPRLSPDFGSKKAILDLLVVIPIMSNAYVCHFNVQPIYNELQGRSPQKMNQVGRTTTILCVLVYASTAVSGYLLFGKDTESDVLTNFDKDLGIRFSSALNNIVRVGYILHLILVFPVIHFSLRQTVNALVFEGSAPLEESKKRSLALTTVLLGLIYFGSTMIPNIWTAFKFTGATTAVSLGFIFPSLIALRLSRQGGALSLVERYLSWLMLVLAVVVGIVGVIGNIYSIKDQSE from the coding sequence ATGGATAGTAATTACACACCTATATCCAAGAAAAACCACGTTGAATTGCAATTGCTAGATGATCCCAGTAATTTAACATCCCGTTCAGAAACCCACCTCAAATCGGTCCATTTTTATGAGGAAAGTCGTCTAGATcacaagaaagagaaagagggtAGTCGTCTTCTTGATGGCGATGATGATGGGGATctagaaaattatatttttcctcTCGTTAGTGATAAACCCAATAAAGGGTCTGGTGTATCTGGCGCAGTTTTTAATCTCACCACATCAGTTATTGGTGCCGGGATCATGGCCCTGCCTGCCACAATGAAAGTTCTTGGGGTTGTTCTTGGGCTTATACTAATAGTCTTGATTGGGATTTTGTCAGAAATCAGTGTGGAATTGTTAGTTAGGTATTCGGTTCTTTCGAAGTCAGCAACCTATGGTGAAGTTGTAGAGCGTGCCTTGGGAAGGCAAGCGAGGGTTTTGTCTGAGATTTGCATAATTGTGAACAATGCAGgtgttttggttgtgtattTGATAATAATGGGTGATGTTATGTCTGGTTCTCTTCATCACACTGGGGTTTTTGACCAGTGGTTGGGGCATGGTTTCTGGGATCATAGgaagattttgattttggttgtgCTTGTGATCTTTCTTGCACCACTCtgtgcattggagaagattgattCTTTGAGCTTGACTTCGGCTGTTTCTGTGGTTCTTGCAGTAGTGTTCGTCATTGTCTGTTTCGTTGTAGCGTTGATTAAGTTTGTTGAAGGGAAGAGTGAATTCCCAAGGCTGAGTCCGGATTTTGGGTCGAAGAAAGCAATTTTGGATTTGCTTGTTGTGATCCCAATAATGTCAAATGCTTATGTTTGCCATTTTAATGTTCAACCTATATACAATGAGCTTCAAGGGCGGTCGCCCCAGAAAATGAACCAGGTGGGAAGGACCACAACCATTCTTTGTGTATTGGTTTATGCATCAACAGCTGTATCTGGTTATCTGCTTTTTGGGAAGGATACTGAGTCTGATGTGCTGACCAATTTTGACAAAGACCTTGGAATTCGTTTCAGCTCTGCTCTGAATAATATTGTTCGGGTGGGATACATTCTTCATTTAATTCTCGTCTTTCCTGTAATTCATTTCTCCTTGAGGCAAACAGTGAATGCTCTAGTATTTGAGGGCTCAGCTCCACTCGAGGAAAGTAAGAAAAGGTCTCTGGCCTTAACAACAGTTTTGTTGGGACTTATTTATTTTGGATCCACTATGATTCCCAACATTTGGACAGCCTTCAAGTTTACAGGAGCCACAACAGCTGTGTCGTTGGGTTTTATATTCCCATCACTTATTGCATTAAGGTTGAGTCGACAAGGAGGAGCTTTAAGCCTTGTAGAGAGGTACTTGTCATGGCTGATGTTGGTATTGGCAGTTGTGGTTGGCATTGTTGGGGTGATTGGTAACATTTACAGCATCAAAGACCAATCTGAATGA
- the LOC120010950 gene encoding protein TOPLESS, with the protein MSSLSRELVFLILQFLDEEKFKETVHKLEQESGFFFNMKYFEEEVHNGNWDEVERYLSGFTKVDDNRYSMKIFFEIRKQKYLEALDKHDRSKAVDILVKDLKVFATFNEELFKEITQLLTLENFRENEQLSKYGDTKSARAIMLVELKKLIEANPLFRDKLQFPNLKNSRLRTLINQSLNWQHQLCKNPRPNPDIKTLFVDHSCGQPNGARAPSPASSPLLGSLPKAGGFPPLGAHGPFQPGPVPTPTPLTGWISNPSTVTHPAVSGGGAIGLGAPSIPAALKHPRTPPTNPSVDYPSGDSDHVAKRTRPLGISDEVNLPVNVMPVTFPGQGHGHGHGHGQVFSAPDDLPKTVTRTLNQGSSPMSMDFHPVQQTLLLVGTNVGDIGLWEVGSRERLVLRNFKVWDLSSCTMPLQAALVKDPGVSVNRVIWSPDGTLFGVAYSRHIVQIYAYHGGDDVRQHLEIDAHVGGVNDLAFSHPNKQLCVITCGDDKTIKVWDAANGTRQYTFEGHEAPVYSVCPHYKENIQFIFSTALDGKIKAWLYDNLGSRVDYDAPGRWCTTMAYSADGTRLFSCGTSKDGESHIVEWNESEGAVKRTYHGFRKRSLGVVLFDTTKNRFLAAGDDFSIKFWDMDNVQLLTSIDADGGLPASPRIRFNKDGNLLAVSSSDNGIKILANSDGIRLLRTFENLSYDTARASEATKPVINPIAAAAAATSSGLAERGTSVVGITEMNGDVRNLGDVKPRITEESNDKSKIWKLTEINEPSQCRTSKLPENLNLRITRISRLIYTNSGNAILALASNAIHLLWKWQRTERNATGKATAGAGVPPQLWQPSSGILMTNDTANINPEDAVPCFALSKNDSYVMSASGGKISLFNMMTFKTMTTFMPPPPAATFLAFHPQDNNIIAIGMDDSTIQIYNVRVDEVKSKLKGHSQRITGLAFSHVLNVLVSSGADAQLCVWSSDGWEKQKSRFLQLPSGRTPTGQSDTRVQFHQDQTHFLVVHETQLAIFETTKLECVKQWFPRESSALISHATFSCDSQLVFASFSDATVCVFSAGTANLRLRCRINPSCYLPSVRASSVHPLVIAAHPQEPNQFALGLSDGGVHVFEPLESEGKWGVPPPVENGSAGSVPATPTVGPSGSDQAQR; encoded by the exons ATGTCGTCGCTGAGTAGAGAGCTTGTTTTCTTGATCTTGCAGTTCCTTGATGAGGAAAAGTTCAAGGAGACTGTTCACAA GCTTGAACAGGAATCTGGGTTTTTCTTCAATATGAAGTATTTTGAGGAGGAGGTGCATAATGGAAATTGGGATGAGGTAGAGAGGTACCTCTCTGGGTTCACAAAAGTTGATGACAATCGTTATTCTATGAAAATCTTTTTCGAGATTAGGAAGCAGAAGTATCTTGAGGCCTTGGATAA GCATGACCGCTCCAAGGCTGTCGATATATTAGTAAAGGATTTGAAAGTGTTTGCCACATTtaatgaggagcttttcaaagaAATCACTCAGCTATTAACATTGGAGAATTTCAG GGAAAATGAACAACTATCCAAATATGGGGATACAAAGTCGGCAAGAGCAATCATGTTGGTTGAGCTCAAGAAGCTTATTGAAGCAAATCCCTTGTTTCGTGATAAACTGCAATTCCCTAACCTTAAAAATTCGAGATTACGAACTCTCATTAACCAAAG CTTGAATTGGCAGCATCAGCTTTGTAAAAACCCTCGACCAAATCCAGATATAAAAACTCTTTTTGTTGATCATTCATGTGGACAACCAAATGGTGCCAGGGCTCCCTCTCCTGCAAGCAGTCCTTTGCTTGGATCCTTACCTAAAGCTGGAGGCTTTCCGCCTCTCGGTGCACATGGG CCATTTCAACCTGGGCCGGTACCAACTCCAACGCCACTTACAGGTTGGATATCCAATCCTTCCACCGTAACTCACCCAGCAGTTTCTGGAGGAGGGGCTATTGGTCTTGGTGCTCCATCAATCCCAG CTGCTTTGAAGCATCCGAGGACTCCGCCAACTAATCCTTCCGTAGACTACCCATCTGGAGATTCTGATCATGTTGCCAAAAGAACAAGACCTTTAGGAATCTCTGATGAG GTTAATTTGCCTGTTAATGTCATGCCAGTAACATTTCCAGGGCAAGGGCACGGCCACGGGCATGGCCACGGTCAGGTATTTAGTGCACCCGATGACTTGCCAAAGACAGTCACACGGACTCTAAATCAAGGATCATCTCCTATGAGCATGGATTTTCATCCTGTGCAACAGACTCTTCTTTTAG TTGGTACCAATGTGGGCGACATAGGGTTGTGGGAGGTTGGTTCTAGGGAGCGACTGGTTTTAAGAAACTTTAAGGTTTGGGATCTCAGTTCATGTACGATGCCTTTGCAG GCAGCTCTAGTCAAAGATCCTGGTGTATCGGTGAACCGTGTGATTTGGAGCCCTGATGGTACTTTATTTG GAGTTGCATACTCTAGGCACATTGTGCAGATATATGCTTACCACGGAGGTGATGATGTGAGGCAGCACCTGGAG attGATGCTCATGTTGGTGGAGTAAATGATCTTGCATTCTCCCATCCGAATAAGCAACTTTGTGTGATTACCTGTGGTGATGACAAAACTATAAAG GTTTGGGATGCTGCTAATGGTACTAGGCAGTATACCTTTGAAGGCCACGAGGCACCTGTTTACTCTGTTTGCCCTCACTATAAGGAGAACATTCAG TTCATCTTTTCAACTGCACTGGATGGAAAGATTAAAGCATGGTTGTATGACAATTTGGGATCTCGAGTTGATTATGATGCTCCTGGTCGCTGGTGCACAACCATGGCTTACAGTGCTGATGGTACAAG ACTTTTCTCCTGTGGAACGAGTAAAGATGGCGAATCTCATATTGTTGAATGGAATGAAAGTGAAGGGGCTGTAAAAAGGACCTATCACGGATTCCGCAAACGTTCTTTGGGTGTTGTGCTGTTTGATACTACTAAGAATCGATTTTTAGCTGCTGGTGATGATTTCTCCATAAAGTTCTGGGATATGGACAATGTTCAACTGTTAACATCAATTGACGCTGATGGAGGCCTCCCA GCTAGCCCACGCATCCGCTTCAACAAGGATGGCAATCTCTTGGCAGTTTCTTCCAGTGACAACGGGATCAAAATTTTGGCAAACTCAGATGGTATTCGATTGTTGCGTACATTTGAAAATCTTTCTTACGATACCGCAAGGGCATCAGAAGCTACAAAG CCTGTGATAAATCCGATTGCAGCAGCTGCGGCTGCAACTAGTTCTGGACTTGCTGAGAGAGGCACCTCTGTGGTTGGCATTACTGAAATG AACGGGGATGTCCGGAACTTGGGAGATGTGAAACCAAGAATAACCGAAGAATCCAATGACAAATCGAAGATATGGAAGCTAACTGAGATTAATGAACCATCTCAGTGTCGGACTTCGAAGCTACCTGAGAACCTGAACCTGAGAATAACCAGG ATATCAAGGTTAATATATACAAACTCGGGAAATGCTATTTTGGCGTTGGCATCGAATGCTATTCACCTTCTATGGAAATGGCAAAGAACTGAACGTAATGCAACTGGAAAG GCAACTGCCGGTGCCGGTGTGCCACCTCAATTATGGCAGCCATCAAGTGGCATTTTAATGACAAATGACACTGCTAACATTAATCCTGAGGATGCTGTTCCTTGCTTTGCTTTGTCGAAGAATGATTCTTATGTCATGTCAGCATCTGGTGGAAAAATATCTCTTTTCAATATGATGACGTTTAAG ACAATGACCACTTTCATGCCTCCGCCACCTGCAGCGACATTTCTTGCTTTCCATCCTCAAGATAATAATATTATTGCTATTGGCATGGATGATTCAACAATTCAGATATATAATGTCCGTGTGGATGAG GTTAAGAGCAAACTGAAAGGCCACTCTCAAAGAATAACAGGCCTTGCATTCTCTCATGTACTGAATGTGCTAGTTTCATCAGGAGCAGATGCTCAG CTTTGTGTATGGAGTTCTGATGGTTGGGAGAAGCAGAAGTCTAGATTTCTGCAGCTTCCATCTGGAAGGACACCAACAGGACAATCAGACACACGCGTACAGTTTCATCAGGACCAGACACACTTCCTGGTGGTGCATGAAACTCAGCTCGCCATTTTTGAAACAACAAAACTAGAATGTGTAAAGCAG TGGTTTCCTCGTGAATCTTCCGCCCTAATTTCTCATGCGACATTCTCATGTGATAGTCAGCTAGTATTTGCCAGCTTTTCCGACGCAACTGTATGTGTGTTCAGTGCTGGTACCGCAAATCTCAGGCTGCGTTGCCGTATCAATCCCTCTTGTTATCTTCCGAGTGTTAG GGCTTCTTCTGTCCATCCACTTGTGATTGCTGCACATCCACAAGAACCAAATCAGTTTGCTTTGGGATTATCAGATGGTGGGGTTCATGTCTTTGAGCCCCTGGAATCTGAAGGCAAATGGGGTGTTCCTCCACCAGTCGAGAATGGGTCAGCTGGCAGTGTGCCAGCTACTCCTACAGTTGGACCATCTGGTTCAGATCAAGCCCAAAGATGA